DNA from Tripterygium wilfordii isolate XIE 37 chromosome 15, ASM1340144v1, whole genome shotgun sequence:
taattgataataaattatagaaaatcCGTACACttttagaaaaattagaaaagtacTATACATTAAAATACatccaaataaagtaataaccacaataataacactctcaatctcaaattaaacataatattaccatatttaattttcaattaacaaacattcttATAAGAAAGTACAACATAACCATTTAAATCTCAAATAGGTTCAACTTTTactcttttaaaatttttttatttattttcatatttatttattttatcaaaaagttctcaattttgaattttttcaaacCGGACAACCGGTATTTATACAAAAAACTGGCCGATTGAATCGGTATTTGACCAAACTGATATTTTATCGATTTTTTGTTAAATCATACCGGTGACCCCTCCGGTTTCCGGTTCAACCGGTATTTTAAAACACTGCTAGTTGTTAGTTGGTTTGGCTACATTAATTGGAtagtattatatttttaaaaaagaaggaatCTAGAATTCACACCACAACCTTCGAAGCATGAGAATGCTTTTcctgtttttccttttctctgaACTTTCTCACCATTGAGAGAAATTCAGTTCGGAATTACGACCACTGCTATTTCAAAATATCTCTCTATCTTTGCCttttgtcattttaatgcaAATGCCTAATTAAGCAAAACAATTCCAAATTGTACAATTGTCGTGGtctattttccctttttttttttgtccaaaggACAATTAGGTTGAAtgatttttcaagtttctgtttggacaaagaaaggaaaaaaaaagacctcAAAGGCTCAAATACTATACGTAACGAAATAAATTCCAGTACCCACTTAATTTTAACATTTTAACGCTTGTAGTCTACAATGGTGAATGGGCAATTgagcatcaatttttttttttttgaattgtgaTTTGTGGGGTTTAATGGGGAATGAATGTGTATCGTtcacaataatgtaattttttttcaccAAAATTCATGTCTTGTGGCATGCGAGAGTGGGCCAAGCAAGCACGCATGAGGGTCAACCAAATTTCATGCCCCATACTTTAGCCTAATAAAATAAATCTAACAAATTAACATTATTTATACCTACATTTTCATCCATGACCCATCAAATTTTTCAAACACCATACCCATTGGCCAACAAAATGCCATTGATGCAATGATGAATGGGCCATTGGGGCCGTTAATTTTTTTGGGGAATTATGATTTGGTGAATTTAGGGAGGAATAGATGTGTGTTGGTCAAAATGGTTCATTGCTTTTCTCCAAATGAGATTCTAAATTAACACAAAACAAACCAACATGGGGACCAACTAACGTTCATGCCCCATGCTTGGTCCAACAAAAAGAGGCCACCAAGTGGACATAGGGAGAGCTCAaattttttactctaatttttactccaattctctatcaaaattatgttaaataaggaattaaaatatgtgattgagtattttagtgttcataatgttaaaacataatatattttgataaaaattataaatatcataTTCTAAACCATAAATCCTAAATCTAAGACTATAAACACTAACAATTATGTCCTAAATCCTAAAAATTTTTGTTGGTATtcttaaactcaaaacattaaTTCCGAATTTCCAAACTCTAATacgtcatttaaaaaaaaaagatttttggtAAAAGATTGAAACCAAGGATTGGAGGTCCTCAAAAGTCAAATCTCTATAAAGTGGTGTTGTTGTGTCATACTTTTGATCCATGATccaacaaaaatcataaaaagcaAACAAACTCATGTCACAACATAATCCCACCACAGCAATTGCTCTTGTACTCCCTCTCATCATAGTACAAATTTTACCAAGACAAGTTTACATatctattttcctttttatgtGCTTACCTAATCTGCCTAGTTATTTGTAGGCCCTATGAAGCTATGTAAATGCGTGTAAAGGGAAAATGGGGAATGATTGCACACATTAGGCAGCCAATCAGGTTCCTATTTTCGGTTGGGCCGTAGTTTCCAGTCCATAGTCCACTTCTGAAAACATCCATCGGCCTGTTATTTGTGGGCCTATAGACTCTTCTAGCCCAATTTAAAGCCCAACATAGTCtcaaacctaaacccaaaaTCTCTCTgccgcctctctctctctctctctctctctctctctctccattttCAGCTCTCCTATTGCGGCATAGCTGAGTCCACGAAGGCATGGCCTTAACAAAATTCTCAGTGAAAAAAGGCCTCGCTGGTTAGACCATCTCGCTCTGGTGGTTTTGGCGTGGCTTCTTCTCGTCGTCTCATTGAAACCAATCGAAGCAATTAATGGCTCCTTCTCAGCACCCACTCTAAAACCCTTTCAATACTATAAAACCCTGGTACTCCTTTAATGGATTTGAGAAGGCGAGCAATCTGTCAATGGAGCTATTTTCGTCCTCCCGTCACTCGACCATTAACTTGCGTGACGTCCACCTCCCAAAGCTTGAACCTGCAATGTGAAAATAATCCCCAGCCGCCACCATTGCAGCCCGAGAGCCAGCCACTGGACTCCAATCAGAATTTACTTAATCGGGTATCTTCTATTCTCAGAAACCCATCTCTAGACACTTCGAAGTGCAAAGCACTTATACCTCATTTGTGTCCTCACGAATTTGAACGGGTGTTTTTAGCTGTTGGACCGAATGCGAACCCCCGCACAGCTCTTACTTTCTTCAAGTATGCATCTGAATCTTGTAAGTTTCAGTTCACCGTTCTGTCTTATTGTATTTTGATTCGTTTGCTTGTGGTTTCGAATCTCAAGGATCCCGCAAGATTGCTTTTGATTCGTTTGATTGATGGAAAGATGCCGGTTTTGAATGCGAGAAGTCCCATGGATTGGCACCTTGAGATTGGGGCTTCCATGGCGAATTTGAATGAGCCAGGTCTTGAGGTTATTGATTTGCTAATACATGTTTATAGCACCCAATTCAGGAATTTGGGGTTTGGTTTTGCCATTGATTTGATTAGGCTTCTTGCTAGTAAGGGAAAGTTTCCATCTTCGAAGACTTGCACTTTTTTGTTAACTTCTTTATTGAAGGCTAACGAGTTAAACAAGAGTGTTGAGGTATTTGAGATAATTCGAGGTGGTGTTTTTCCTGATGTTTATTTGCTCAGCACTGCTATTAACGCATTCtgcaaggtaggaagaattgaAGATGCCATAGGGTTGTTTTCAAAAATGGAACAGCAGTTAGGTGTTTCTCCTAATGTAGTTACATACAATATTATTATTGATGGATTATGTAAGAATGGGAGATTGGATGAGGCATTTGGGTATAAAATCAAGATGGTGAATAATGGTGTAGAACTGTCTCTCAAAACATATAGTATCCTTCTTAATGGTTTGGTGAAGTCAGAGAAATTCGGTGATGCGTATATTATGTTGAAGGAAATGTCTGACATGGGTTTTGTGGCCAATGAGATTGTATATAACACATTGATTGGTGGATTTTGTAAACAGGGTAATATTGGTGATGCACTTAGGATTAGGGATGATATGGTATCCAAGGGCATAAATCCTAATTCAGTTACTTACAATTCTCTTATACAAGGAGTTTGCAAGAGAGATCTAGTGGAATATGCTGAACAACTCTTGATGGAAATGCTATTGAGAGGCTTACCAGTAAACCGAGGTGCTTATTGTTCGGTAATTTGTCTGTTATGTGTGAAGCATAAGTTTGATTCTGCACTACATTTCATGAAGGAGATGTTAGCCAAAAATTTAAGTCCCAATGATAAGTTGCTAACCTCAATTGTTGTCGGGCTTTGTCAGCATGGAAAGCATTCAAATGCAATTGAGCTATGGTTTAAACTGTTTGAGAAAGGGTTTACAGCCAGTACAGAAACTTCAAATGCTCTAATTCATGGGCTCTTTCAAGCTGGTAATATTCAAGAAGCTACTAGGATGGTTACGGTGATGCTTGAGAAGGGTATAATATTTGATAGAATCACGTACAACACACTCATCCGGGGTTGTTGCAAAAATGGGGAAGTGGTGAAAGCGTTTAAAATTAGGGAAGAGATGTCTAAACAAGGGATTGAACCAGATATTTATACTTATAATACGCTAATTGATGGGCTGTGTAAGTTGGGTAAAGTGGAAGAAGCATTTAAACTTTTGGATGACTGCAAAAGAAATGGTCTTAATCCAAATGTTCATACTTTTGGCCCAATAATAGATGGATACTCTAATGCCGGTAAAGCTGAAGAGGGTGAGAGACTATTCAATGAGTGGGTTGGTATGAAACTGTGGCCAAATTCTGTTGTTTATAATACTCTAATCAAAGGATACTCTAAAAGTGGGAATATGATGGCAGCCTTCAGACTTCGTGATGACATGAGAATGAAAGGAATCCCTCCCACTGCTAAAACATATTCTTCTCTAATAAAGGGCATGTGCAGCATTGGGCTTGTTGAGGACGCAAAAAAACTTTTTGATGAAATGAGGAAGGAGAATTTGTTGCCAAATGTGGTATCTTATACTATAGTTATTCAAGGTTACTGTAAGCTAGGCCAGATGGATAAAGCTAGATGTGCCTGGGACGAAATGTCTTCATGTAACATAAACCCTAACCAATTTACCTACACTGTCATGATTGATGGGTACTGTAAACTGGGTAACATGAAAGAAGCTACTAAGCTTCtaagtgaaatggaagaaaatggaATTGCCCCAGATGTTGTCACTTATAATGCCCTAATAGATGGATTGACAAAAAATGGGAAAATAGAGGAGGCTTTAAAAGTATGTGATCATATGCGCAGCAGGGGTGTCGTCCCTGACGAAAAAACACATACCATATTGACTCCTGGGTTTCATCAGCCATTGACACATACAACTCAAGATTGATCAGGAACTTCAAAAAGGTCAGGCATATTTCTGCATCCAATATATTCCATTCCTTCAAATCTGTCTAGGCTTCTGGCATGTATGCAAATGCATGCAATTTTTAACTCAACAGTTTTATGTTTGCAATGTCTAGGAGTGCAATGGATATTACATTCTTGTATACAAATGCAATGCATTTTTTCCCTATCAGTTCATGTTTACGAGATCTCCTTTTCACATGCCTGATTTATGTGGGTCttggttttgttcttttttcttagATGAGGTGAATCTTAGAACAGGGAAAGCGTCCTCTTGCCTTCATTTCCTACTTTAATAATTATTGTTGGATTATAGAGGTTCGACTCTTAATTGCTTATGATTGGTTCTTTCGTGTATTTCTTaattatatatcaatatatcatatatatctgTTTGGTTACTCAGgattttgttcttatttttattgatgTTGGTGAAATTTCAGTAGTTCCTGTCAAGGCATGTTGCTTGTAAACTATGGGATAG
Protein-coding regions in this window:
- the LOC120016927 gene encoding pentatricopeptide repeat-containing protein At4g19440, chloroplastic-like isoform X1, which gives rise to MDLRRRAICQWSYFRPPVTRPLTCVTSTSQSLNLQCENNPQPPPLQPESQPLDSNQNLLNRVSSILRNPSLDTSKCKALIPHLCPHEFERVFLAVGPNANPRTALTFFKYASESCKFQFTVLSYCILIRLLVVSNLKDPARLLLIRLIDGKMPVLNARSPMDWHLEIGASMANLNEPGLEVIDLLIHVYSTQFRNLGFGFAIDLIRLLASKGKFPSSKTCTFLLTSLLKANELNKSVEVFEIIRGGVFPDVYLLSTAINAFCKVGRIEDAIGLFSKMEQQLGVSPNVVTYNIIIDGLCKNGRLDEAFGYKIKMVNNGVELSLKTYSILLNGLVKSEKFGDAYIMLKEMSDMGFVANEIVYNTLIGGFCKQGNIGDALRIRDDMVSKGINPNSVTYNSLIQGVCKRDLVEYAEQLLMEMLLRGLPVNRGAYCSVICLLCVKHKFDSALHFMKEMLAKNLSPNDKLLTSIVVGLCQHGKHSNAIELWFKLFEKGFTASTETSNALIHGLFQAGNIQEATRMVTVMLEKGIIFDRITYNTLIRGCCKNGEVVKAFKIREEMSKQGIEPDIYTYNTLIDGLCKLGKVEEAFKLLDDCKRNGLNPNVHTFGPIIDGYSNAGKAEEGERLFNEWVGMKLWPNSVVYNTLIKGYSKSGNMMAAFRLRDDMRMKGIPPTAKTYSSLIKGMCSIGLVEDAKKLFDEMRKENLLPNVVSYTIVIQGYCKLGQMDKARCAWDEMSSCNINPNQFTYTVMIDGYCKLGNMKEATKLLSEMEENGIAPDVVTYNALIDGLTKNGKIEEALKVCDHMRSRGVVPDEKTHTILTPGFHQPLTHTTQD
- the LOC120016927 gene encoding pentatricopeptide repeat-containing protein At4g19440, chloroplastic-like isoform X2 produces the protein MPVLNARSPMDWHLEIGASMANLNEPGLEVIDLLIHVYSTQFRNLGFGFAIDLIRLLASKGKFPSSKTCTFLLTSLLKANELNKSVEVFEIIRGGVFPDVYLLSTAINAFCKVGRIEDAIGLFSKMEQQLGVSPNVVTYNIIIDGLCKNGRLDEAFGYKIKMVNNGVELSLKTYSILLNGLVKSEKFGDAYIMLKEMSDMGFVANEIVYNTLIGGFCKQGNIGDALRIRDDMVSKGINPNSVTYNSLIQGVCKRDLVEYAEQLLMEMLLRGLPVNRGAYCSVICLLCVKHKFDSALHFMKEMLAKNLSPNDKLLTSIVVGLCQHGKHSNAIELWFKLFEKGFTASTETSNALIHGLFQAGNIQEATRMVTVMLEKGIIFDRITYNTLIRGCCKNGEVVKAFKIREEMSKQGIEPDIYTYNTLIDGLCKLGKVEEAFKLLDDCKRNGLNPNVHTFGPIIDGYSNAGKAEEGERLFNEWVGMKLWPNSVVYNTLIKGYSKSGNMMAAFRLRDDMRMKGIPPTAKTYSSLIKGMCSIGLVEDAKKLFDEMRKENLLPNVVSYTIVIQGYCKLGQMDKARCAWDEMSSCNINPNQFTYTVMIDGYCKLGNMKEATKLLSEMEENGIAPDVVTYNALIDGLTKNGKIEEALKVCDHMRSRGVVPDEKTHTILTPGFHQPLTHTTQD